A genomic segment from Rubrobacter tropicus encodes:
- a CDS encoding MarP family serine protease — translation MVALDVFIALFVLLAVLRGARTGFLAGVFSLVGVVVGASVGSRVAPSLAPEGGNPIYELGITLIGIVGFAVLGEILARIVGGSLRNRLTGPTSAALDGLGGGVLGLALSLVLVWAVGVFALQSPPLAGLHPAVEESKILSSLNERMPSGMLTRAVAKIDPLPKIQGPSPDVAPPEKGIVSDPDVRAASMRTVRVTGVACGYGVEGSGWAAGRNLVVTNAHVVAGEAVTRVQPRGVGRSLKAEVVLFDEKNDVAVLRVRKLGLSPIPLAPPRKGEAAAVIGFPQNGPLDIQPARTGETERVISGDAYNEGPVERVVTGFRVFVRPGNSGGPAVNAEGEVVSTIFASRADSSNAGFGIPSQLVGRHLQLATGRTNPVSTGGCAG, via the coding sequence ATGGTGGCGCTCGATGTGTTCATAGCCCTCTTCGTTTTGCTGGCGGTGTTGCGCGGCGCGCGCACCGGCTTTCTGGCTGGCGTCTTTTCGCTCGTCGGGGTGGTTGTGGGGGCTTCGGTCGGGTCGAGGGTGGCGCCCTCGCTCGCGCCGGAGGGGGGGAACCCTATTTATGAGTTGGGTATTACCCTTATTGGCATCGTTGGCTTCGCCGTTCTTGGGGAGATTTTGGCCCGCATCGTCGGGGGCTCCTTGAGAAACCGGCTCACGGGGCCGACCTCGGCGGCCCTGGACGGTCTGGGGGGTGGCGTTCTGGGGCTTGCGCTCTCGCTCGTTCTGGTGTGGGCCGTCGGGGTTTTTGCCCTGCAGTCTCCCCCGCTCGCCGGGCTGCATCCGGCCGTCGAGGAGTCGAAGATCCTGAGCTCTCTCAACGAGCGGATGCCCTCGGGGATGCTCACCCGGGCGGTCGCCAAGATCGACCCGCTGCCCAAGATTCAGGGCCCCAGCCCCGACGTCGCCCCCCCGGAGAAAGGCATAGTCTCGGACCCCGACGTGCGGGCGGCGTCCATGAGGACCGTGCGCGTAACCGGGGTGGCCTGCGGCTACGGCGTCGAGGGCTCGGGTTGGGCCGCCGGGAGAAACCTCGTCGTCACCAACGCCCACGTCGTCGCCGGCGAGGCCGTGACGAGGGTGCAGCCCAGGGGCGTCGGCCGCAGCCTGAAGGCCGAGGTGGTCCTCTTCGACGAGAAGAACGACGTGGCGGTCCTGCGCGTCAGGAAACTAGGCCTCTCCCCCATCCCGCTCGCGCCGCCCCGCAAGGGCGAGGCGGCGGCCGTGATCGGGTTCCCCCAGAACGGCCCGCTCGACATCCAACCGGCCCGAACCGGCGAGACCGAACGCGTGATCTCCGGCGACGCCTACAACGAGGGCCCGGTCGAACGCGTAGTCACCGGCTTCCGCGTCTTCGTCCGCCCGGGCAACTCGGGCGGCCCGGCCGTCAACGCCGAGGGCGAAGTAGTCTCCACCATCTTCGCCAGCCGCGCCGACTCCTCCAACGCCGGCTTCGGCATCCCCTCCCAACTCGTCGGCCGCCACCTGCAACTCGCCACCGGACGCACCAACCCGGTAAGCACCGGAGGATGCGCAGGTTAG
- the rlmN gene encoding 23S rRNA (adenine(2503)-C(2))-methyltransferase RlmN, producing the protein MPEVKKTLEERGEPRYRLGQAYAALTVSLVRDWEEATSLPKGLREALNEAAPAAVLDLRNASMATDGTRKYLFYTHDGHAIETVMIPEKGRHTVCISTQVGCPMACKFCATGLMGIKRNLKAREIAEQVLVAARDIAPERVSNVVVMGMGEPMLNYGETVKALRVLNDGEGFNLAARHIAVSTSGLVDKIRRFADEPEQFHLAISLHTPFGDERAEIMPVASRHSIPELMDAARYYVDTTRRKLFFEYTLLAGVNDQPRHVEALVDLLDHPLYHLNLLRFNWTDTGFSATSKGDAKAFLRYARELGLSATLRPSRGQDIDAACGQLAAKDLRGRPAIPMLSRP; encoded by the coding sequence TTGCCGGAAGTAAAGAAGACGCTCGAGGAGCGCGGGGAGCCGCGTTACCGGTTGGGGCAGGCCTACGCAGCCCTGACGGTCTCCCTGGTGCGGGACTGGGAAGAGGCGACCAGCCTGCCTAAGGGGTTGCGAGAAGCTTTGAACGAGGCTGCTCCGGCGGCGGTGCTCGACCTTCGGAACGCTTCGATGGCGACCGACGGTACCAGGAAGTACCTCTTCTACACGCACGACGGGCATGCGATAGAGACGGTCATGATCCCGGAAAAAGGTCGGCACACGGTCTGCATCTCGACGCAGGTTGGGTGTCCGATGGCCTGCAAGTTTTGCGCTACGGGGCTCATGGGCATCAAGCGGAACTTGAAGGCGCGGGAGATCGCCGAGCAGGTCCTCGTCGCCGCCCGCGACATCGCCCCTGAGAGGGTCTCGAACGTCGTAGTCATGGGGATGGGCGAGCCGATGCTGAACTACGGGGAGACGGTGAAGGCCTTGAGGGTGCTGAACGATGGAGAAGGGTTCAACCTCGCCGCAAGGCACATCGCCGTCTCGACGAGTGGGCTGGTAGACAAGATCCGGCGCTTCGCCGACGAGCCCGAGCAGTTCCATCTGGCGATCTCGCTGCACACGCCGTTTGGGGACGAGCGGGCCGAGATCATGCCCGTCGCCTCCCGCCACTCCATCCCGGAGCTCATGGACGCGGCCCGCTACTACGTCGACACGACGCGCCGCAAGCTCTTCTTCGAGTACACGCTGCTGGCCGGCGTGAACGACCAGCCGCGGCACGTGGAGGCGCTCGTGGACCTGCTGGATCACCCCCTCTACCACCTGAACCTCTTGCGCTTTAACTGGACGGACACGGGCTTCTCGGCGACGAGCAAGGGGGACGCCAAGGCGTTCTTGCGGTACGCGAGGGAGCTCGGCCTCTCGGCGACGCTGCGGCCGAGCCGGGGGCAGGACATCGACGCGGCCTGCGGCCAGCTCGCGGCGAAGGACCTGCGCGGCCGTCCGGCCATCCCGATGCTCTCCCGCCCTTGA
- a CDS encoding PH domain-containing protein produces MKDEPSERLDPRAKVVWRISGALNTLPLLAGAGFASFVLLRWVEVSVLVGILPVLAVLALAVFSVFVAPGLRWRRWRYEIRPDEVDLQRGVWWVSRTLVPLARIQHVDTRQGPLQRRYGLSTVVFHTAAGPNQIPELSTPIAAEARDRIADLTREQDEL; encoded by the coding sequence TTGAAAGACGAGCCTTCGGAGAGGTTGGATCCGCGGGCAAAGGTCGTTTGGAGGATCTCGGGCGCCCTCAACACGTTGCCCCTCCTGGCCGGCGCCGGGTTCGCGAGCTTCGTCCTGCTGAGGTGGGTCGAGGTTTCCGTGCTTGTGGGGATCCTTCCCGTTCTTGCCGTGCTCGCGCTGGCTGTCTTCTCCGTTTTCGTGGCGCCGGGGCTCCGGTGGCGGCGGTGGCGGTACGAGATCCGGCCTGACGAGGTCGACCTGCAGCGAGGGGTCTGGTGGGTGAGCCGCACGCTGGTTCCTCTGGCCCGCATCCAGCACGTGGACACGCGGCAGGGCCCCCTGCAGCGGCGCTACGGGCTCTCGACGGTCGTCTTCCACACGGCGGCGGGGCCGAACCAGATCCCCGAGCTCTCGACACCCATAGCCGCGGAGGCCCGCGACCGCATCGCGGACCTCACCAGGGAGCAGGATGAGCTCTGA